Part of the Sandaracinaceae bacterium genome, CACGGGCAACCGCACAGCCGTGTCGGTCGCGGGTTCCGTCGGCGAGGGCGACCACGCCATGGGCGAGAACAACATCTTCTGGGACGGGTCGCGGAACCTCATGTGGGTGATGGGACAGGTCGCGCCCTACCTCGGGTTCGCCGTGGACCTGACCACGGGCGACCGTGAGTCTCCCTTCCGCGTCAGCCCGGGTGGCCTGCTGCCGGGCGAATACCCGGTGGACCAGGGCCACGCGGGCGCGCTGCGCAACGGCAACTACCTGGGCCACGGCACGGCGGCGCTGCACCCGAGCAACCCAGACCGCATGTTCCTGGTGGGAGGCTCGGGCGAGCTCTACGAGTTCGAGATCTCGACGGGCAACAGCTGGATCATGTCCCTCTGAGCTCGGAAGCGCGGGGCGCGTGGGCCCGAACTCGTTGCAGGGTGGGCCCGAACTCGTTGCACGGCGGGCTCGCGGGCTTCGTCAGCGCGCGCGCCCTCCGCGCAGGCCGGCTGGGCTAGCGCGCCTCGAGGGCGGCCCGGATCTCGTCGAGCACCGCAGGGTCCTCGATGGTGGCGGGCACCGGCGCGTCCTGCCCCTCGGCGATCTTCTTCATGGTGCCGCGCAGGATCTTGCCCGAGCGCGTCTTCGGCAGGCGCTGCACCACCACGGCGTGCTTGAAGGCCGCCACGGGGCCGATGTGCTCACGGACCGCCGCCACCACCTCGCGCACCACCTCGGTGTGGGTCTGGGTCACGCCCGCCTTGAGCACCAAGAGGCCCAGCGGTAGCTCGCCCTTGAGCTCGTCGGCCACCCCGATGACGGCGCACTCGGCCACCGCGGGGTGCTGCGCGAGCACCTCCTCCATCTGCCCGGTGGAGAGCCGATGGCCCGCGACGTTGATGATGTCGTCCGTGCGCGCCATGACGTACACGTACCCATCCTCGTCGACGTAGCCCGCGTCCGCGGTCTTGTAGAAGCCCGGGTAGTCGGTGAGGTACGCGTCCAGGAAGCGCTGGTCGGCGTTCCACAGCGTGGGCAGCGCGCCCGGCGGGAGAGGCAGCTTCACCACCAGCGCGCCGGTCGTGTTGGCGGGCACGTCACGCGCGGCCTCGTCCACCACGCGGATGTCCCAGCCCGGGACGGGCAGGGTGGGCGAACCGTGCTTCACCGGCAGCGGCTCGATGCCGAGGCAGTTGGACACGATCGGCCAGCCCGTCTCGGTCTGCCACCAGTGATCGATGACGGGCACGCCGAGGTGCTGCTCCGCCCACTCCAGCGTGGCAGAGTCGCTGCGCTCGCCCGCGAGGAACAAGGCCTCGAAGTGCCCGAGGTCGTAGCGCGCGAGCTGCACGCCGTCCGGGTCGTCCTTCTTGATGGCGCGGAACGCCGTGGGCGCCGTGAAGAGCTTCTTCACGCCGTGCTCGGCAATGACACGGAAGAACGTGCCGGCATCGGGCGTGCCCACCGGCTTGCCCTCGAAGAGCACCGTGGTGTTCCCGTTCAACAGCGGCCCGTAGACGATGTAGCTGTGGCCCACGACCCAGCCCACGTCGGAGGCGGCCCAGAACACCTCTCCTGGCTGCACGCCGTACACGGCCTGCATGCTGTACTGCAGGGCCACTGCGTGGCCGCCCTGATCGCGCACGACCCCCTTGGGTTGGCCGGTGGTGCCCGAGGTGTACAGCACGTAGAGCGGGTCCGTGGCCGCGACGGGGACGCACTCGGCGGGCTCGAGCCCGGGCGCCGCGAGCGCGTCGTCCCAGCTCACGTCACGCCCCGCAACGAGCGTGGCTTCCAGCTGCGGTCGCTGCTTCACGATCACGTGCGTTGGCTTGTGCGTGGCGAGCGCGATGGCCTCGTCCAGCAGCGGCTTGTAGGCGACCGTGCGCGTGGGCTCGATTCCGCACGACGCACACACCATGAGCACGGGCTGCGCGTCGTCGATGCGTGTCGCCAGCTCGGCCGCGGCGAACCCACCGAAGACGACGGAGTGCACCGCGCCCAGGCGGGCGCAGGCGAGCATCGCCACGGCGGCCTCCGGGATCATCGGCATGTAGAGGATCACGCGGTCACCCTTTTCGACACCGTTCGCGCGCAGGGCTCCCGCGAACAGCGCCACCTCGTCGCGCAGCTCGCGGTAGGTGAGCGTGCGCTGCTTCCCCGTGACTGGGCTGTCGTAGATGAGGGCCGCCTGCTCGGCGCGCCCGCCCTCCACGTGCCGGTCGAGGCAGTTGTACGCGGTGTTGAGCACGCCATCCGGGAACCAGCGGTAGAAGGGGGCGCGGCTGTCGTCGAGGGCGCGGGTGGGCGGCGTCACCCAGTCGATGGCGCGGCTGGCCTCGAGCCAGAACGACTCGGCGTCTTCGAGGGAGCGGCGGTGGACCTCACGGTGGCTGGCGGTCATCGAGGGGATCTACCACGCCTCAGGCGGCGTAGTGACCCGCACGGCGATGCCGATGCCTCTGGCGCGCTGGCCCGTACGGCCCAGCACGAGCTTTGTGACCCGCACGGCGACCCCAGCACTGGCGCGCGTCGCGACGCGCTGACACCCTGCGGCGCATGCACGACGCCCGCCTGAGCGCTCGCACGGAACAGATCGCGCCCTTCCTGGCGATGGAGGTGATGGAGCGCGGCATGGCGCTGGCCCGCGAGGGGCACGACGTGATCCAGCTGGGCGTGGGCGAGCCCGACTTCGACGCGCCGCCCGAAGCGGTGCGCGCGGCCGTCGAGGCGCTGCAGCGCGGCGAGACGCACTACACGGACAGCCGCGGGCTACGGGGCCTGCGCGAGGCCATCGCGGCGGACTCCGAGGCGCGCCGTGGGGTGGCCACGGACCCGGATCAGGTGCTCGTGACACTGGGCACGTCTCCGGCCATCTTGATGGCGCTGCAGGTGCTGGTTAACCCCGGCGACGAGGTACTGGTGCCGACGCCGCACTATCCTTGCTACCCGAACATGATCGTGGCCTGTGGAGGCGTGCCGCGCTTCGTGCCCACCTTCGCGCGGGACGGGTACCGCATCGACGTCGAGGCGCTCGCGGCCGCGAGGACTCCGCGCACGAAGGCGGTCATCGTGGCCTCGCCAGCGAACCCGACGGGGGCCGTGCAGTCGCGCGAGACCATCGCGGCCATCGCAGCGCTGGGGCTGCCCATCCTGAGCGACGAGATCTACGACGGTCTCCTGTTCGACGGGGAGCGCGTCACCTCCCCTCTCGCGTACAGCGACGACACCTTCGTGCTGGATGGCTTCTCGAAGCGCTACGCGATGACGGGCTTCCGGCTGGGGTACCTGATCGCCCCACGCTGGGCGTCGCGCGCGCTGCAGAGCCTCCAGCAGAGTCAGTTCATCTCCGCCACGCACTTCGTCCAGAGCGCGGGTGTGGCCGCCCTCACGCACGGCGCGCCGCACGTTTTGCACATGCGCGGCATCTACGAGCGCCGACGCGACCTACTGCTGGAAGGCCTGCGCACGCTGGGGCTCGGCATCCCGACCGCACCGACGGGCGCGTTCTACATCCTCGCCGACGCCCGCCACCTGAGCGAGGACTCGCTCGCCATGGCCATGCGCATCGTCGAGCAAGCGCACGTCGCGGTGGGCCCCGGTCGCGACTTCGGCGCCATCGCCGAGGGGCACCTGCGCTTCAGCTACGCGACGTCGGAGGCCCAGATCACACGCGCGCTCGAGCGCCTGGCGACCGCCCTGCCTGCGCTGCGTAGATGAACCGACAGGTCGCGGACCACAGCGCCGCGTTCGGTCCCCGCCATCGGCTGTCCGCGGACGCGAGGGCGGCGCGCGGAAGCCTGGCGCTGTTCGGCCGGCACCTCGCCGGTCACACCCTCCACGTCACGTGATAGCGCGCGCCGTCCGGGG contains:
- a CDS encoding propionyl-CoA synthetase, with translation MTASHREVHRRSLEDAESFWLEASRAIDWVTPPTRALDDSRAPFYRWFPDGVLNTAYNCLDRHVEGGRAEQAALIYDSPVTGKQRTLTYRELRDEVALFAGALRANGVEKGDRVILYMPMIPEAAVAMLACARLGAVHSVVFGGFAAAELATRIDDAQPVLMVCASCGIEPTRTVAYKPLLDEAIALATHKPTHVIVKQRPQLEATLVAGRDVSWDDALAAPGLEPAECVPVAATDPLYVLYTSGTTGQPKGVVRDQGGHAVALQYSMQAVYGVQPGEVFWAASDVGWVVGHSYIVYGPLLNGNTTVLFEGKPVGTPDAGTFFRVIAEHGVKKLFTAPTAFRAIKKDDPDGVQLARYDLGHFEALFLAGERSDSATLEWAEQHLGVPVIDHWWQTETGWPIVSNCLGIEPLPVKHGSPTLPVPGWDIRVVDEAARDVPANTTGALVVKLPLPPGALPTLWNADQRFLDAYLTDYPGFYKTADAGYVDEDGYVYVMARTDDIINVAGHRLSTGQMEEVLAQHPAVAECAVIGVADELKGELPLGLLVLKAGVTQTHTEVVREVVAAVREHIGPVAAFKHAVVVQRLPKTRSGKILRGTMKKIAEGQDAPVPATIEDPAVLDEIRAALEAR
- a CDS encoding pyridoxal phosphate-dependent aminotransferase codes for the protein MHDARLSARTEQIAPFLAMEVMERGMALAREGHDVIQLGVGEPDFDAPPEAVRAAVEALQRGETHYTDSRGLRGLREAIAADSEARRGVATDPDQVLVTLGTSPAILMALQVLVNPGDEVLVPTPHYPCYPNMIVACGGVPRFVPTFARDGYRIDVEALAAARTPRTKAVIVASPANPTGAVQSRETIAAIAALGLPILSDEIYDGLLFDGERVTSPLAYSDDTFVLDGFSKRYAMTGFRLGYLIAPRWASRALQSLQQSQFISATHFVQSAGVAALTHGAPHVLHMRGIYERRRDLLLEGLRTLGLGIPTAPTGAFYILADARHLSEDSLAMAMRIVEQAHVAVGPGRDFGAIAEGHLRFSYATSEAQITRALERLATALPALRR